The DNA region CTTTGACGATGCTGGTGGGCCTGCGGTTGAGGTTGGCACAACGTGCTTGCAGCTTGGCGTCGAAGTTGATATTCAAACGCTCAAACACGGGCTTGAACATTTCCACCGGCGCTTCGAAGATGTCTTCATACCGCAATTGAATCCACTGCTGCGGGGGTATTGCAACCTTGGCCTCCAGCGCCATGCGGTTGGCGGTGAGCCACTGGTAGGCGCACACCTCCTCCAAAGACGCACGATTGTAGTCCCGCCAACCCGGCGGCAGAAAAAATGACCACTCCTTGAACTCGCCGTTGTTGATGGCCACCGGCTCCGGCGGCGGACCTAAAAACTGGGACAGACGGAAATGGCCATCGTGACGCCAACCGTCCATCATGGAACTCACGTTGTCGCGGCCGTCGCGATGGATGTAAATAAAAGTGGCCTTGGGAAACAAAGCGTGGAGATAGGGCACCCGCATGACGTTGATGCAGGTCTTGTCCAGCACCCGCCCCGCCCCCAGACGCTGGAAAAAATGGCGCAAGGCCGCGGCGCGGTGCGCCGCCCGGGCATGTTCAGCGCCGGCCGCTTCCGACTGCCAATGATTGTGCCCGGGGCCCCACAGGCCATTCCAGAAACTGGGAATTTCAAACCCAAAGAACAGCAGCCCGGGGGCAGCGGCGAGGGTCTCGTAAGTGACCGTGGTGCCGGAGCGGGAACAACCGATAATGAACACCGGATCGGGCTGGTGGGGATGGCGCGCGTCCCAATACAGGCCGCGCAGCCCATAGCGCACCTCGCGCAGGTTCTTGGCGCGAATTTC from Gammaproteobacteria bacterium includes:
- a CDS encoding sulfotransferase — translated: EIRAKNLREVRYGLRGLYWDARHPHQPDPVFIIGCSRSGTTVTYETLAAAPGLLFFGFEIPSFWNGLWGPGHNHWQSEAAGAEHARAAHRAAALRHFFQRLGAGRVLDKTCINVMRVPYLHALFPKATFIYIHRDGRDNVSSMMDGWRHDGHFRLSQFLGPPPEPVAINNGEFKEWSFFLPPGWRDYNRASLEEVCAYQWLTANRMALEAKVAIPPQQWIQLRYEDIFEAPVEMFKPVFERLNINFDAKLQARCANLNRRPTSIVKGAPQKQKWKHHNPEAVVRILPMIAPMQEKLGYGSDG